CAGGCGGGGCGAGGGGCGGCCCGCCAGCCACACCGCGCGGGTCCGGCGGGTGATCAGCCGCCGGGCGGTGGCCAGGGCGATCTCCGACGTGCCACCGAGGATCAGCAGGGACTGGGGGAGGCCGAAGGCGTCCTTCACGGCGGCTCCTAGAGGGTGAGTCGGCGGGCGAGATCGGACATGAACACCCCGCGCGGGTCGAGCTCCTGCCGCAGGGCGCGGAAGTCGGACAGCCGCGGGTACATCGCGGCGAGCAGGTCGGGCCGCATCCGGGAGTCCTTGGCGAGGTAGACCCGGCCGCCCGCGGCGGCGACCTCCTCGTCGAGTCCGTCGAGGAAGGCGTCGAGGCCGGGCAGCGCGGCCGGGATGTCCAGGGCCAGGGTCCAGCCGGGAGCGGGGAAGGACAGCCAGCCCGGGTCGGCGTCCCCGAAGCGTTTGAGGACGGCCAGGAAGGACGGGCAGCGGCGTTCGGAGATCCGGTGCACGATCCGGCGCAGGGTCTCCTCCCGGCCGTACCCGACGACGAACTGGTACTGCACGAAGCCGCTCCGCCCGTAGACGCGGTTCCAGTGCGGCACGCCGTCCAGGGGGTGGAAGAACGCGGGGATCCTCTGCAGTTCACCGGCACGCGCGCGTGGTGCCCTGCGGTACCAGAGCGCGTTGAACAGGCCCACGGTCCGCCGGGTGAGCAGGCCCTCCGGGAGGAAGGCCGGGGCGGCCGGCAGCCGGGACGGGCGGAAGGCGAGCGGGTCCCGGCGCGCACGCGCGGCCTTCGGCAGTGCCTCCAGGGGCGCGTGGTCGCCGCGGGTGAGCACCGCGCGGCCGGTCGCCGCGCCGCGTGCCAGCAGGTCGATCCAGGCGACGGAGTAGCGGTAGCGGTGGTCGGTGGTGGTCAGCCGTGCCATCAGGTCGTCGAGATCGGCCGCGCGTTCGGTGTCGACCTGCATCAGCGCCGTCTCGACCGGGTGGAGCCGGATCGTCGCGGTGAGGATCACCCCGGTCAGGCCCATGCCGCCCGTGGTCGCGTCGAACAGCGGGGTGTCACGTTCCACGGTGCGCACGCCGCCGTCGGCGGTGAGGAGTTCCAGGGACAGCACGTGGCGGGAGAACGACCCGGAGACGTGGTGGTTCTTGCCGTGGATGTCGGCGCCGATCGCGCCGCCGACGGTCACGTAGCGGGTGCCGGGGGTCACCGGCACGAACCAGCCGAGCGGCAGCAGGACCTGCATCAGCCGGTGCAGGGAGACGCCCGCGTCGCACAGCACGGTGCCGTCCGCCGCGTCGATCGCGTGGATCCGGTCCAGGCCGGTCATGTCGAGCACCGCGCCGCCCGCGTTCTGCGCCGCGTCCCCGTACGCCCGTCCCAGGCCCCGGGGGATGCCTCCGCGGGCCCCGCAGCCCCGGACGGCCGCCACGGCCTCCTCGTACGTCCGTGGGCGGATGAGACGGGCGGTGGTGGGAGCGGTGCGGCCCCACCCCGTGACGGATACGGTCTCGGCAGGCATGTCGGTGACCGTATCGCCCGTATGCACGCGATCGGTTCGGGAACATCCCGCCCCTCCCCGAAATGGGTGATTAATGGGATGTCGCTCAATATTGCCGTAGTTCCAGCCGGATCGGCGTGAACAGTGAGTCCACATGGACGACCTCGACGACATGGACCACCGAATCCTTTCGGCGCTCCGGGCCCACGGCTCCGACCCGCGCGTCGCGGCCGGCGCGCGCGCCCTGTCCCGGGCCGGTGAGCACGGGGCGCTGTGGCTCGCGGCGGGTCTCGTGGGAGC
Above is a genomic segment from Streptomyces glaucescens containing:
- a CDS encoding FAD-binding oxidoreductase — protein: MPAETVSVTGWGRTAPTTARLIRPRTYEEAVAAVRGCGARGGIPRGLGRAYGDAAQNAGGAVLDMTGLDRIHAIDAADGTVLCDAGVSLHRLMQVLLPLGWFVPVTPGTRYVTVGGAIGADIHGKNHHVSGSFSRHVLSLELLTADGGVRTVERDTPLFDATTGGMGLTGVILTATIRLHPVETALMQVDTERAADLDDLMARLTTTDHRYRYSVAWIDLLARGAATGRAVLTRGDHAPLEALPKAARARRDPLAFRPSRLPAAPAFLPEGLLTRRTVGLFNALWYRRAPRARAGELQRIPAFFHPLDGVPHWNRVYGRSGFVQYQFVVGYGREETLRRIVHRISERRCPSFLAVLKRFGDADPGWLSFPAPGWTLALDIPAALPGLDAFLDGLDEEVAAAGGRVYLAKDSRMRPDLLAAMYPRLSDFRALRQELDPRGVFMSDLARRLTL